In a genomic window of Cytobacillus sp. FSL H8-0458:
- the pbp4b gene encoding penicillin binding protein PBP4B has translation MKRFIAYLTVLGLVMGLFLPYPAAALGEELGRTGNSPAEQVFKHKKALEYLTLSKAKRPEDAGFSSKKLKEVDKLIEEEIENGFPGAALVVIKDGKIVKNSAYGSAKVFNESDPLNHQQKMKTKTMFDLASNTKMYAVNFSLQHLVSEGKINLEEKIQHYFPEFKDSADDEIKGKGELRIIDLLHHTAGFPSSIHYHNPERAGELYSQERSKTLSMILKTPLQYEPGTKQVYSDIDYMLLGFIIEKITGEQLDRYTENHIYKPLGLKHTLFNPLRKGFKEKDFAATELHGNTRDGVISFPNIRTYTLQGEVHDEKSFYSMDGISGHAGLFSTTSDLAVLMQVMLNDGGYGNIKLFDRQTIDKFVEPYEMNPTYGLGWRLNGDPSMEWMFSKYAGKEVFGHTGWTGTVTVIDRENNLAIALLTNKKHSPVIDPLKDPHKFQGDTYSISQYGSVISAVYEALKH, from the coding sequence ATGAAAAGATTTATAGCGTATTTAACAGTTTTAGGCCTGGTGATGGGTTTGTTTTTGCCTTACCCCGCTGCAGCCCTGGGAGAAGAATTGGGCAGAACAGGAAACAGCCCGGCAGAGCAAGTATTTAAACATAAAAAAGCTTTAGAATATCTAACCTTGTCAAAAGCAAAGCGCCCTGAGGATGCAGGCTTTTCTTCCAAAAAACTCAAAGAGGTTGATAAGCTGATCGAGGAGGAAATCGAAAATGGTTTTCCAGGAGCAGCTTTAGTCGTTATTAAAGATGGCAAGATTGTTAAAAACTCTGCATATGGTTCAGCCAAAGTCTTTAATGAATCTGATCCTTTAAATCACCAACAGAAAATGAAAACAAAAACCATGTTTGATTTAGCATCAAATACGAAAATGTATGCCGTTAATTTTTCACTGCAGCACCTTGTGAGTGAAGGAAAGATCAATCTTGAAGAAAAAATTCAGCATTATTTTCCTGAATTTAAAGATTCAGCGGACGATGAGATAAAAGGGAAAGGTGAACTCCGGATCATCGACTTGCTTCATCATACAGCCGGGTTTCCTTCAAGCATCCATTATCATAATCCTGAAAGGGCGGGAGAATTGTATTCACAGGAACGCAGTAAAACGCTTTCCATGATTTTAAAAACTCCTCTTCAGTATGAACCTGGCACCAAACAGGTTTACAGTGATATTGACTATATGCTGCTGGGATTTATTATTGAAAAAATTACTGGAGAGCAGCTTGACCGTTATACTGAGAATCATATCTATAAACCTTTAGGGTTAAAGCATACTTTATTTAATCCTCTCCGAAAGGGATTCAAAGAAAAGGATTTCGCTGCAACTGAACTGCACGGCAACACAAGGGATGGCGTCATTTCCTTTCCTAATATCCGGACCTATACTCTCCAGGGAGAGGTTCATGATGAGAAGTCTTTTTATTCAATGGATGGAATATCCGGGCATGCAGGTCTCTTTTCCACGACTTCAGATCTTGCTGTTCTGATGCAGGTGATGCTTAATGATGGGGGCTATGGAAATATAAAGTTATTTGATAGACAAACAATAGATAAATTTGTAGAACCTTATGAAATGAATCCTACATATGGGTTAGGATGGCGTTTGAACGGAGATCCAAGTATGGAGTGGATGTTCAGTAAGTATGCCGGGAAAGAAGTATTTGGGCATACCGGCTGGACAGGAACAGTAACGGTGATAGACAGAGAAAATAATTTAGCAATCGCTCTCCTGACAAATAAAAAACATTCTCCTGTCATCGATCCATTAAAAGATCCGCATAAGTTTCAAGGTGACACATACAGTATCAGTCAATATGGAAGTGTAATTTCAGCGGTTTATGAAGCATTGAAACATTAA